The following are encoded together in the Gemmatimonadota bacterium genome:
- a CDS encoding leucine-rich repeat domain-containing protein, protein MKRFCIVFVVIASSLWAGLPLAHTSQSRPLPDFDQNGVVDISDFLLFVGKFGAKQGDEIYEDRFDLDGNGTVDISDFLIFVNDFGKVSPEGDDENDVNIPDANLRAVIADSLGKGRDEAITRAEMATLTSLEVQDANISDLTGLQFATNLTVLWLTGNPITDLSALCDLTNLTDLVLFGNTITDISALSNLTNLIHLNLNHNTVSDISVLSNLTNLEWLFLADNAITDISALSNLINLSGLDISGANITDISVLAKLTNLTQLALNDNCISDLSVLAKLTNLTHLNLSENRISDFSPLVANTGFGSGDEVEVRKNPLSPESLNTHIPALQSRGVDVQFDDQPVLVCIPILPQNLSVDAGSSHTLQANYLYIDREAIRPEGQRGYVTAVVYADFNQDGHIDVFYAPGDGWQHNTFSAELYLNDGAGCFSLDTNFFDGNPPRRLAPRKALPGDFNGDNRMDVFVLGHGYDKPPYPGEAPYVILSSPNGYVGSGLDTFIGFHHGGASADIDADGDIDVFITNSPFGTPFFLINDGSGSFTQDTDRIEGIIREQLYTAELVDVDGDDFLDLLAAGHEYDPHGGNLPTQILWGDNTGVFSTNRATILPSVSGRGIVVDIDVSDTDKDGDKDIVINRTGDESAAVYEGYYVQLVEQVGARRFEDKTAQLISSYEDAEAEWFDWIRMCDCNGDGHVDIVVDDAARNLIWENDGIGAFRPR, encoded by the coding sequence ATGAAACGTTTTTGTATCGTGTTTGTGGTCATTGCAAGTAGTCTATGGGCAGGGCTGCCTTTGGCGCACACATCACAATCCAGACCTCTCCCCGACTTTGACCAAAACGGCGTTGTGGACATTTCAGACTTTTTGCTCTTTGTCGGCAAATTTGGCGCAAAGCAAGGTGATGAGATATATGAAGACCGATTCGATCTGGATGGCAATGGCACAGTTGACATTTCAGACTTTCTGATCTTCGTCAACGATTTCGGCAAAGTATCTCCTGAAGGTGATGATGAAAATGATGTGAATATACCCGATGCCAACCTGCGTGCTGTGATTGCAGACAGTCTGGGCAAAGGGCGCGATGAGGCCATCACACGGGCAGAGATGGCAACCCTGACGAGCCTTGAAGTCCAGGATGCGAACATCAGCGATTTGACCGGGCTACAGTTTGCTACCAATCTGACAGTCCTGTGGCTTACCGGCAACCCCATAACCGATCTTTCCGCGTTGTGTGATCTGACCAATCTGACAGATCTGGTTCTTTTTGGAAACACAATAACAGATATATCTGCACTATCCAACCTGACAAATCTGATACACCTGAATCTTAATCACAACACTGTCTCAGACATCTCTGTGCTATCTAACTTGACTAATTTGGAATGGCTGTTCCTTGCCGACAACGCAATAACAGATATATCTGCACTGTCTAACCTGATCAATTTGAGTGGTCTGGATATTAGCGGCGCCAACATCACAGACATCTCTGTGCTGGCTAAATTGACCAATCTGACACAATTGGCACTTAACGACAACTGTATATCAGATCTCTCTGTACTGGCTAAATTGACCAATCTGACACACCTGAATCTCAGCGAGAACCGAATCTCGGACTTTTCGCCATTAGTGGCAAATACGGGATTTGGCAGTGGCGACGAGGTTGAGGTGAGGAAAAATCCCTTAAGTCCCGAATCGCTCAACACGCATATACCTGCTCTTCAGAGTAGAGGTGTTGATGTACAATTTGACGACCAACCGGTATTGGTATGTATTCCAATTCTTCCGCAGAATCTCTCAGTAGATGCGGGTAGCTCTCACACTTTACAGGCCAATTATCTGTACATTGATCGCGAGGCAATAAGGCCCGAAGGCCAACGCGGGTATGTTACTGCCGTGGTGTATGCCGATTTTAACCAGGATGGTCACATTGATGTCTTTTATGCACCGGGTGATGGGTGGCAGCACAATACATTTTCCGCGGAGTTGTACCTTAACGATGGGGCAGGGTGTTTCTCTCTCGACACTAATTTCTTTGATGGGAATCCACCGCGCCGGTTAGCACCGAGAAAGGCCCTCCCGGGGGATTTCAACGGAGATAATCGAATGGACGTTTTCGTATTGGGCCATGGCTATGACAAGCCACCATACCCCGGAGAGGCACCATACGTAATTCTTTCATCGCCAAACGGATACGTTGGCAGTGGGTTGGACACCTTTATTGGGTTCCATCACGGCGGCGCATCAGCCGACATTGATGCCGATGGGGATATTGATGTATTTATTACCAACTCGCCGTTCGGCACACCTTTTTTTCTTATCAATGATGGCAGCGGCTCATTTACACAGGATACGGACCGGATTGAAGGCATCATCCGTGAGCAGCTATATACGGCTGAGTTGGTTGATGTCGATGGTGACGATTTTCTGGACTTGTTGGCCGCGGGTCATGAGTATGATCCCCACGGAGGTAATCTCCCAACTCAGATCCTGTGGGGTGACAACACCGGTGTATTCAGCACAAATAGAGCGACGATTCTTCCAAGTGTCTCTGGCCGCGGCATTGTCGTTGATATTGACGTAAGCGACACGGATAAAGATGGCGACAAAGACATTGTCATTAACCGGACCGGTGACGAGAGTGCCGCTGTCTATGAAGGGTACTATGTGCAATTGGTTGAGCAAGTCGGCGCGCGCCGCTTTGAGGACAAGACCGCACAGTTAATTTCCAGCTACGAAGATGCTGAGGCCGAGTGGTTTGACTGGATCCGCATGTGCGATTGCAATGGCGACGGGCATGTGGATATCGTGGTTGACGATGCCGCCAGAAACTTGATCTGGGAGAATGACGGAATTGGCGCATTTCGACCGCGATAA